A single Oryctolagus cuniculus chromosome 18, mOryCun1.1, whole genome shotgun sequence DNA region contains:
- the LOC127488978 gene encoding leukocyte immunoglobulin-like receptor subfamily B member 3, which yields MGGGAQTPALTALLCLGLCRVPGDGAQAGTLPKPSIWADPGPLVAVGSPVTLWCQGSLQAEVYRVYKEGSPQPWEMQAQQDSKHKADFPITTSMSSYHTGQYWCVYRTPLGLSQPSDPLTLVVTGMFPAPSLSAQPSPVVASGGHVYLSCGSDEAGTAHLLKEGGAAPLHSLEAWFSHGAGVWQATFLLGPVDGTHGGIYRCYRAHTNYPHVWSLPSNPLELQVTGMYRNPSLQAQPGPSVPLGVMVALRCGSEEAMDTFLLHKVGSGAPPQRLRVSGSATAAQATFTLGPVTSAHGGTYRCYSAHSTNPYLWSWPSYPLQLEVSGGPEGQPLTPTEPNPTPAVSGLPQLKVLLGVSVAAFLSLCLLLLFLLLRARRHCKGRSESEPRKGRRPHRSASPTAEAQEGLGAAMKHRHPEDSPLDTQLQAEGPQVTYAQLSHTLQPEGTRATSSRSGQLPEEPCVYAALAVH from the exons ggaccctccccaAGCCCTCCATCTGGGCCGACCCCGGCCCCCTGGTCGCCGTGGGGAGCCCTGTGACCCTCTGGTGCCAGGGCTCTCTGCAGGCTGAGGTGTATCGTGTGTATAAAGAGGGCAGCCCTCAGCCCTGGGAAATGCAGGCCCAGCAGGACTCCAAACACAAGGCTGACTTCCCCATCACCACGTCCATGAGCTCCTACCACACAGGGCAGTACTGGTGTGTGTATCGGACCCCGCTcggcctctcccagcccagtgACCCCCTGACCCTGGTGGTGACAG GGATGTTCCCGGCACCCTCCCTGTCAGCCCAGCCAAGCCCCGTGGTGGCGTCAGGAGGGCACGTGTACCTCTCCTGTGGCTCAGATGAGGCGGGCACTGCACATCTGCTGAAGGAGGGTGGAGCCGCCCCCCTGCACAGCCTGGAAGCCTGGTTCTCCCATGGGGCTGGGGTGTGGCAGGCCACCTTCCTCCTGGGCCCCGTGGACGGCACCCACGGGGGCATCTACAGGTGCTACCGCGCTCACACCAACTACCCCCATGTGTGGTCACTGCCCAGCAATCCCCTGGAGCTTCAGGTCACAG GAATGTACAGGAAcccctccctgcaggcccagccGGGGCCCTCGGTGCCCTTGGGAGTTATGGTGGCCCTGCGCTGTGGCTCTGAGGAGGCGATGGACACCTTTCTCCTGCACAAAGTGGGCTCAGGTGCCCCTCCCCAGCGCCTGCGTGTCTCAGGCTCGGCCACGGCTGCTCAGGCCACCTTCACGCTGGGTCCTGTGACCTCGGCCCACGGGGGCACCTACAGGTGCTACAGCgcccacagcaccaacccctaccTGTGGTCATGGCCCAGCTACCCCCTGCAGCTCGAGGTGTCAG gaggcccTGAGGGTCAGCCGCTCACCCCCACGGAGCCCAACCCCACCCCTGCCGTGAGTG GTCTCCCTCAGCTGAAGGTGCTGCTCGGAGTCTCGGTGGCCGCCTTCCTCtcgctctgcctcctcctcctcttcctgctcctccGAGCGAGGCGTCACTGCAAAGGCAGGTCCG AGTCGGAGCCCAGGAAGGGGAGACGACCACACAGGAG CGCCAGCCCAACTGCGGAGGCCCAGGAGGGCTTGG gcGCTGCTATGAAACACAGGCATCCTGAGGACAGCCCGCTGGACACTCAG ctccaggctgaagGCCCCCAGGTGACCTACGCCCAGCTGAGCCACACTCTGCAACCAGAGGGGACAAGGGCGACCTCCTCCCGGTCAGGACAGCTCCCAGAGGAGCCCTGCGTGTATGCCGCCCTGGCTGTCCACTAG
- the RPS9 gene encoding small ribosomal subunit protein uS4 yields the protein MPVARSWVCRKTYVTPRRPFEKSRLDQELKLIGEYGLRNKREVWRVKFTLAKIRKAARELLTLDEKDPRRLFEGNALLRRLVRIGVLDEGKMKLDYILGLKIEDFLERRLQTQVFKLGLAKSIHHARVLIRQRHIRVRKQVVNIPSFIVRLDSQKHIDFSLRSPYGGGRPGRVKRKNAKKGQGGAGAGDDEEED from the exons ATGCCGGTGGCCCGGAGCTGGGTTTGTCGCAAGACGTACGTCACCCCGCGGAGACCCTTCGAGAAGTCCCGCCTCGACCAGGAGCTGAAGCTGATCG GCGAGTACGGGCTGCGGAACAAGCGCGAGGTGTGGAGGGTCAAGTTCACGCTGGCCAAGATCCGCAAGGCCGCCCGCGAGCTGCTGACGCTGGACGAGAAGGACCCGCGCCGGCTGTTCGAAG GCAACGCCCTGCTGCGGCGGCTGGTCCGCATCGGGGTGCTGGACGAGGGCAAGATGAAGCTGGACTACATCCTGGGGCTGAAGATCGAGGACTTCCTGGAGAGGCGCCTGCAGACGCAGGTCTTCAAgctgggcctggccaagtccATCCACCACGCGCGCGTGCTCATCCGCCAGCGCCACATCAG gGTGCGCAAGCAGGTGGTGAACATCCCGTCCTTCATCGTGCGCCTGGACTCCCAGAAGCACATCGACTTCTCCCTGCGCTCGCCCTACGGCGGGGGCCGGCCCGGCCGCGTGAAGAGGAAGAACGCCAAGAagggccagggcggggcgggggccggcgaCGACGAGGAGGAGGACTGA
- the TSEN34 gene encoding tRNA-splicing endonuclease subunit Sen34 isoform X2 has translation MLVVEVANGRSLVWGAEAVQALRERLGVGGRTVGALPRGPRQNSRLGLPLLLMPEEARLLAEIGAVTLVSAPRPDPRQHGLALASFKRQQEQSFQEQSALAVEAREARRQELLEKIAEGQAAKKQKLEQEAGAGGAREAAAGQAQEGQASGEQEEAAPSSSQPGPSGGAAPLPRSALLVQLATARPRPVKARPLDWRVQSEDWPHAGRPAHELRYSIYRDLWERGFFLSAAGKFGGDFLVYPGDARAEGNSVQWR, from the exons ATGCTGGTGGTGGAGGTGGCGAACGGGCGCTCCCTGGTGTGGGGGGCCGAGGCGGTGCAGGCGCTGCGCGAGCGCCTGGGCGTGGGGGGCCGCACGGTGGGCGCCCTGCCCCGCGGGCCCCGCCAGAACTCGCGCCTGGGCCTCCCGCTGCTGCTGATGCCCGAAGAGGCGCGGCTGCTGGCCGAGATCGGCGCCGTGACCCTGGTCAGCGCCCCGCGCCCGGATCCGCGCCAGCACGGCCTG GCTCTGGCATCCTTCAAGCGCCAACAAGAGCAGAGCTTCCAGGAGCAGAGCGCCTTGGCCGTGGAGGCCCGGGAGGCCCGGCGTCAGGAGCTGCTGGAGAAGATCGCGGAGGGCCAGGCCGCCAAGAAGCAGAAGCTGGAGCAGGAGGCGGGGGCCGGCGGGGCGCGGGAGGCGGCCgcagggcaggcccaggagggccaggcttccggggagcaggaggaggcag ccccctcgTCTTCCCAGCCAGGGCCTTCCGGTGGGGCGGCCCCCTTGCCCAGGTCCGCTCTGCTCGTCCAGCTGGCCACCGCCAGGCCGCGACCGGTCAAGGCCAGGCCGCTGGACTGGCGCGTGCAGTCCGAGGACTGGCCGCACGCCGGCCGGCCTGCCCACGAGCTGCGCTACAGCATCTACAGGGACCTGTGGGAGCGCGGCTTCTTCCTCAGCGCCGCGGGCAAGTTCGGCGGCGACTTCCTGGTCTACCCAG GTGACGCCAGGGCTGAAGGAAACTCAGTACAGTGGCGGTGA
- the TSEN34 gene encoding tRNA-splicing endonuclease subunit Sen34 isoform X1, producing MLVVEVANGRSLVWGAEAVQALRERLGVGGRTVGALPRGPRQNSRLGLPLLLMPEEARLLAEIGAVTLVSAPRPDPRQHGLALASFKRQQEQSFQEQSALAVEAREARRQELLEKIAEGQAAKKQKLEQEAGAGGAREAAAGQAQEGQASGEQEEAAPSSSQPGPSGGAAPLPRSALLVQLATARPRPVKARPLDWRVQSEDWPHAGRPAHELRYSIYRDLWERGFFLSAAGKFGGDFLVYPGDPLRFHAHYIAQCWAPDDPIPLQDLVSAGRLGTSVRKTVLLCSPQPGGKVVYTSLQWAGLQ from the exons ATGCTGGTGGTGGAGGTGGCGAACGGGCGCTCCCTGGTGTGGGGGGCCGAGGCGGTGCAGGCGCTGCGCGAGCGCCTGGGCGTGGGGGGCCGCACGGTGGGCGCCCTGCCCCGCGGGCCCCGCCAGAACTCGCGCCTGGGCCTCCCGCTGCTGCTGATGCCCGAAGAGGCGCGGCTGCTGGCCGAGATCGGCGCCGTGACCCTGGTCAGCGCCCCGCGCCCGGATCCGCGCCAGCACGGCCTG GCTCTGGCATCCTTCAAGCGCCAACAAGAGCAGAGCTTCCAGGAGCAGAGCGCCTTGGCCGTGGAGGCCCGGGAGGCCCGGCGTCAGGAGCTGCTGGAGAAGATCGCGGAGGGCCAGGCCGCCAAGAAGCAGAAGCTGGAGCAGGAGGCGGGGGCCGGCGGGGCGCGGGAGGCGGCCgcagggcaggcccaggagggccaggcttccggggagcaggaggaggcag ccccctcgTCTTCCCAGCCAGGGCCTTCCGGTGGGGCGGCCCCCTTGCCCAGGTCCGCTCTGCTCGTCCAGCTGGCCACCGCCAGGCCGCGACCGGTCAAGGCCAGGCCGCTGGACTGGCGCGTGCAGTCCGAGGACTGGCCGCACGCCGGCCGGCCTGCCCACGAGCTGCGCTACAGCATCTACAGGGACCTGTGGGAGCGCGGCTTCTTCCTCAGCGCCGCGGGCAAGTTCGGCGGCGACTTCCTGGTCTACCCAG GCGACCCGCTCCGTTTCCACGCGCACTACATcgcccagtgctgggcccccGACGACCCCATCCCCCTGCAGGACCTGGTCTCTGCCGGCCGCCTGGGCACCAGCGTGAGGAAGACCgtgctgctctgctccccacagcccgGCGGCAAGGTGGTCTACACCTCCCTGCAGTGGGCCGGCCTGCAGTGA